The Skermanella rosea sequence AGTGATGGCGGCGTGAAAAATCCCGGATCCCGGAACGAGGCGCCGGGCAACCCGGTCGTCATCGTGCCCGCGCGACTCGCCTCCACGCGTCTGCCCGGCAAGCCGCTGGCCGACATCCACGGCGAGCCGATGATCGTCCATGTCTGGCGCCGCGCCGCCGAGGCCGCCATCGGCCCGGTCCTGGTCGCCTGCGCCGAGGCCGAGATCGCCGATGCGGTCACGAAGGCCGGCGGCCAGGCCGTGCTGACCCGGCCGGACCATCCCTCCGGCTCCGACCGGATCTTCGAGGCGCTCCAGTCCTTCGACCCGGAAGGCAGGTTCGACGCGGTGGTCAACGTCCAGGGCGACCTGCCGACGATATCGCCCGAGACGATCCGCGCCGCCTACGCGCTGCTGGACGAGCCCGGGGTCGACATCGGCACGCTGGCGGTGGAGATCGAGGACGCGACGGAGCGCGGCAATCCCAACGTGGTCAAGGCGGTGGTCGAGCGGGCGCCGGGCGCCCGGCGCGGCCGGGCGCTCTATTTCACCCGCGCCACCGCCCCCACCGGGGAGGCGCCGCTGCTGCACCATATCGGCCTCTACGCCTACCGGCGCTCGGCCCTGGCCCGGTTCGTGTCGCTGCCACCGTCGCACCTGGAACAGCAGGAGCGGCTGGAGCAGTTGCGCGCCTTGGCCGCAGGCATGCGGATCGACGTGGCCGTCGTTGACGCGGTTCCGCTCGGCGTCGATACTCCGGCCGACCTCGCCCGGGCCCGGGTGCTCCTCAAGCGCTGATCCCGGTCCCCTCCCCCGTTCTCGTTTTTTCTCCGGTCCCATGTCCAGATCCAGCCTGATCGCCTTCCAGGGTTCGCCCGGCGCCTACTCCGACCTGTCCTGCCGCAACGTCTTTCCCGACCGGAAGACGCTGCCCTGCGCCACCTTCGAGGACGTCTTCGCCGCGGTGCATGGGGGAGAGGCGGAGCTGGGCATGATCCCGGTCGAGAACTCGGTCGCCGGCCGGGTCGCCGACAACCACCACCTTCTGCCCCAGGGCGGGCTGCACATCATCGGCGAGCACTACCAGCGGGTGAACCACCACCTGCTGGCGCCGCCGGGTGCCACGCTCGACACCATCAAGGTGGTGCGCAGCCACATCCAGGCGCTGTCCCAGTGCCGCAAGGTGACCCGCGCGCTGGGCCTGCGCGAGATCACCCATGCCGACACCGCCGGCGCCGCGGCCGAGATCGCCCAGCGCGGCGACGTCACGGAGTGCGCCATCGCGTCGGAACTGGCCGGCGAGATCTACGGGCTGAAGTCCCTGAAGCAGGGGATCGAGGACGCCGAGCACAACACCACGCGCTTCCTGATCATGGCGCGGGAGCCGGTCCATCCGGCGCCCCATTCCGGCCCGGTGGTGACGACCTTCGTGTTCCGGGTCCGCAGCGTGCCGGCGGCGCTCTACAAGGCGATGGGCGGTTTCGCGACCAACGGCGTCAACATGACCAAGCTGGAAAGCTACATGGTCGAGGGCCGCTTCACCGCCGCCCAGTTCTACGTGGACGTCGAGGGCCATCCGGAGGAGCGCCCCCTGCGCCTGGCGCTGGAGGAGCTGGAGTTCTTCGCCCGGGAGGTGAAGATCCTGGGCGTCTATCCGGCCCATCCCTTCCGCCGCGAGCAGAGCCAGGCCCACGGCGACGATTGAGGGACCCCGGCAGCCTCAGCCGTGCAGCCAGCCCTCGATCAGCCGGCGCGAGATCGAGTCGGGCCGCGGCAGGCGGTGGGTTCCGCCCTCGCCCCAGGTGGTCAGGATCTCGTCGCGGGTGAACCAGCCGGCGTCCTCCAGCTCGTCCTGGTCGATGCTGATGTCCCGGCTCACCGCCTCGGCATGGAAGCCCAGCATCAGCGACGAGGGGAACGGCCAGGGCTGGGACGAGTGGTAGGTCACCTCGCCCACCCGGATGCCGGTCTCCTCCAGCACCTCGCGGGCGACCGCCTCCTCCAGGCTCTCGCCCGGCTCGACGAACCCGGCCAGCGTCGAATACATCCCCGGCGGAAAGCGCGACTGGCGGCCCAGCAGGCAGCGGTCGCCGTCATGGACCAGCATGATCACCGCGGGATCGGTCCGCGGGAAGTGCGGCGTGGCGCAGTCGGGATTGGTGCAGCGGCGGACATGGCCGGCATCGGCGCTGACCGTGGGATGGCCGCAGACTCCGCAGAAACGGTGCCGGGCGTGCCACCAGGTCAGGCCGCGGGCATAGGCCAGGATGTTGCCTTCCTCCGGCGCCATCAGCGGGCCGAAGCTTCGCAGGTCGGCGAAGCTGCCCCGGCCGGCAAGATTGGGATGGGCGGCCGGGTCCTCGATGTGGGACAGGTCGGCGGCGAAATAGGCCGTACCGTCGAGCAGTCCCAGCAGCATGGTCTCCGCCCCTTCGGGCAGGTCGGCCAGGGAAAGCAGCCCCGCCCGCGGCAGGTCGGCCCCCTCGGCCACGAAATTCTGGGCGCGCCAGATCGGCACGATCCTGGTCTCGGCCGCCGCGAACAGGGCGTCGATCCAGTCCTGGTCCTTGCGCTGCGCCGATACCCTGTCGAGCACGCCGCCGGCGTAGAAATTTGGCTTGTTTGGCATGGGCCTAGGCTTGTTTGGCATGGGCCTATAGGTGGCACACCGGACCCGTTTCGGGAAGGGAGTTCATCCCGGATCGGTGCCCTGCGCGCGCGGCGGCGCGTTTCCCCTTGCTCCGCGCGCCGCCGCGCGCCATATAGGCGTCGGGAGGTTGGCGGCGGACGAGTCCCTCGCCAACCCGGTCAGGTCCGGAAGGAAGCAGCCGTAACGAGTTTCGGCTCGGGTCGTTCGTCCAGCCTCCCACCCCATTTATTTCCCCCGCATCATCCGACACTCCGCGCCGGTTCGTCTTTCCGCTTCGACAAGCCGCCGTCGGGGATTAGACTGGCCGCAACGCCGTTGCCCGACGCCAGAGTATCGTGTTGACCGACCAGATCCTCCCTCCCCTGACCTCCGCGCCGGCCGACGGCGCGTCCGAAGCCGGCGGCAAGGCCTATCGGGTCCTGGCGCGCAAATACCGTCCGCGCGACTTCTCCGAACTGGTGGGCCAGGAGGCGCTGGTCCGCACGCTGACCAACGCCATCCGCTCGGGCCGCCTGGCCCATGCCTTCATGCTGACCGGCGTGCGCGGGGTGGGCAAGACCACGACCGCCCGGATCATCGCCCGCGCGCTGAACTGCACCGGCCCCGACGGGACCGGCGGGCCGACCATCACGCCCTGCGGCGTCTGCGACAACTGCCGCAGCATCACCGCCGACCGGCACGTGGACGTGATGGAGATGGACGCCGCCAGCCGGACCGGCGTGGACGACATCCGCGAGATCATCGACGGCGTTCGCTACGGCCCGGTGTCGGCGCGCTACAAGGTCTACATCATCGACGAAGTCCACATGCTCACCAAGAACGCCTTCAACGCCCTGTTGAAGACGCTGGAGGAGCCGCCAGAGCATGTGAAGTTCATCTTCGCCACGACCGAGATCCGCAAGGTCCCGGTCACCGTGCTGTCGCGCTGCCAGCGCTTCGACCTGCGCCGGATCGACAGCCAGACGCTGGTGAAGCATTTCAACCGCGTCGCCGAGGCGGAAGGCGTGACGGTCGAGCCGGACGCCATGGCGCTGATCGCCCGGGCCGCCGACGGCTCGGCGCGCGACGGGCTGAGCCTGCTCGACCAGGCCATAGCGCTCGGCGGCGAGCGGCTGACCGCGGTCCAGGTCCGCGACATGCTGGGCTTGGCCGACCGCGCCCGCGTGGTCGACCTGTTCGAGTCGGCGATGACCGGGCAGCCGCGCGAGGCCCTGGACATCCTGTCCGACCTGCACCGCAGCGGCGCCGACCCGGTCGTGGTGCTCCAGGACCTGCTGGATTTCACCCATTTCCTGACCCGCTTCAAGGTGGTGCCGGAGACCGCGACGGACCCCGGCACGCCGGAGACGGAGCGGGTCCGGGGCGGCGAGCTGTCGGGCAAGCTGGGCATGCCCGCGCTGACCCGGGCCTGGCAGATCCTGCTGAAGGGCCTGGGCGAGGTGCAGAGCGCGCCGGTGCCCTTCGACGCGGCCGAGATGGTGCTCGTGCGCTTGGCCTATTCCGCCGACCTGCCCAACCCGGCCGACCTCATCCGCCAGCTCCAGGGCGGCGCCGCGTCGGGCGGGCCGGCGGGCGGCAACGGGGGTGCAGGGGCCAGTGGCGGGGGTGGCGGCGCCCGGGCGAACGGCCCGGCCCTGGCGGTTGCCCATTCCGCCCCGCCCCGGGTCCAGGCCGGCTCCGCCCAGCCGGCCGTCGAAACCGCCGCGACGGCCCACGCCGCCCCCGAGCAGGCCCCTTCGGAACAGGCCGGAGAGGCGGAGCCGCTGCCGGAGCCGAAGACCTTCCGCGAGGTGGTAGCCCTGTTCGGCGAGATGCGCGAGGGCTCGCTGTACGGCCAGCTCTACAGCAGCGTCCACTGCGTCCGGTGCGAGCCGGGCCGGCTGGAAATCCGCCCGAAGGACCGCGCCATGGCGGAGCTTTCCGGCCGGGTCGGCAAGCTGCTGACGGAATGGACCGGCCGGCGCTGGATGGTCACGATCTCCGGCGCGCCCGGCGAGCCGACGCTGAGCGAGCAGGACCGCAATGCCAAGACCCAGGCGCGGGAGGAGGCGGCCCGGCATCCGGTGGTGCGCGCGGTGCTCGACATCTTCCCCGGTGCCGAGATATCCGAAGTGCGCGATCTGGCGGAACCTGAACCCACCTCCGACGAGGCGCTTGCGGAAGACGCCCTTGAGACCGATTTCTACGAGGAAGCCCCGTCCGACCTGGACGACATAGGAGAATTTTAAGCCATGAAGAATCTCGGCCAAATGATGAAGCAGGCCCAGGAAATGCAGACCCGCATGCAGCAGATGCAGGAAGCGCTGGCCGAGGTCGAAGTCACCGGCCAGTCCGGCGCCGGGATGGTCAACGTCACGCTCAACGGCAAGGGCGAGATGAAGAAGCTGAAGCTGGACAAGTCCGTGGTCGATCCCGACGACATCGAGGTGATCGAGGACCTGATCGTCGCCGCCTTCAACGACGCCAAGCTGAAGGTCGAGCAGCACGTCGCCGAGGAGACCCAGAAGCTGATGGGCGGCATGAAGCTTCCCCCGGGCATGAAGCTGCCGTTCTGAGCGGAAGGGCGGCCTCCCCGGTCGCGCCGGCCTTCCTCTTCATCGTGGCCGGACCACTGGCAACGACCTCCTTTTCGTCATGACCGGGCTTGACCCGGTCATCTCCGGGCGTTCAGACGAGCCCGTTCCCGCCGGGAGATAGCCGGGTCAAGCCCGGCTATGACGGGAGAGCGCAATCCTCCTGCAAAGCCAGGGAGCGAATTTGAGCAGTTCCGAGATCGACCGCCTGATCCAGCTCCTGGCCAAGCTGCCCGGGCTGGGGCCGCGATCCGCGCGGCGGGCGGCGCTGCACCTGATCAAGCGGCGCGAAAGCCTGCTGGGCCCGCTGGCCGATGCCATGCACGAGGCGGCCGACGCCATCAAGACATGCTCGGTGTGCGGCAACCTCGACACCCGCGACCCCTGCTCCGTCTGCGCCGATCCAAGGCGGGACGGCGCCCTGATCTGCGTGGTGGAGGAGGTCGGCGACCTGTGGGCGCTGGAGCGCACCGGCTCCTTCAAGGGCCTCTACCATGTGCTGGGCGGCACCCTGTCGGCGCTGGAAGGCATCGGCCCCGACGACCTCAACGTCACCAGCCTGATCAACCGCGCCCGCCGGCCGGAGGTGACCGAAGTGATCCTGGCGATGAACGCCACGGTCGAAGGCCAGACGACCGCCCACTACATAACCGACCGGCTGGCCGATTGCGACGTGACGGTATCGCGGCTGGCCCACGGCGTGCCTGTGGGCGGCGAGCTTGACTACCTGGACGACGGAACGCTGACCGCGGCACTCCGGTCCCGGCGCCCGTTCTGACGGCCTCCGGCCGGACCGTTCTTCCCCTGTTCTCTTTCC is a genomic window containing:
- a CDS encoding DNA polymerase III subunit gamma/tau produces the protein MTDQILPPLTSAPADGASEAGGKAYRVLARKYRPRDFSELVGQEALVRTLTNAIRSGRLAHAFMLTGVRGVGKTTTARIIARALNCTGPDGTGGPTITPCGVCDNCRSITADRHVDVMEMDAASRTGVDDIREIIDGVRYGPVSARYKVYIIDEVHMLTKNAFNALLKTLEEPPEHVKFIFATTEIRKVPVTVLSRCQRFDLRRIDSQTLVKHFNRVAEAEGVTVEPDAMALIARAADGSARDGLSLLDQAIALGGERLTAVQVRDMLGLADRARVVDLFESAMTGQPREALDILSDLHRSGADPVVVLQDLLDFTHFLTRFKVVPETATDPGTPETERVRGGELSGKLGMPALTRAWQILLKGLGEVQSAPVPFDAAEMVLVRLAYSADLPNPADLIRQLQGGAASGGPAGGNGGAGASGGGGGARANGPALAVAHSAPPRVQAGSAQPAVETAATAHAAPEQAPSEQAGEAEPLPEPKTFREVVALFGEMREGSLYGQLYSSVHCVRCEPGRLEIRPKDRAMAELSGRVGKLLTEWTGRRWMVTISGAPGEPTLSEQDRNAKTQAREEAARHPVVRAVLDIFPGAEISEVRDLAEPEPTSDEALAEDALETDFYEEAPSDLDDIGEF
- the recR gene encoding recombination mediator RecR, translated to MSSSEIDRLIQLLAKLPGLGPRSARRAALHLIKRRESLLGPLADAMHEAADAIKTCSVCGNLDTRDPCSVCADPRRDGALICVVEEVGDLWALERTGSFKGLYHVLGGTLSALEGIGPDDLNVTSLINRARRPEVTEVILAMNATVEGQTTAHYITDRLADCDVTVSRLAHGVPVGGELDYLDDGTLTAALRSRRPF
- a CDS encoding prephenate dehydratase → MSRSSLIAFQGSPGAYSDLSCRNVFPDRKTLPCATFEDVFAAVHGGEAELGMIPVENSVAGRVADNHHLLPQGGLHIIGEHYQRVNHHLLAPPGATLDTIKVVRSHIQALSQCRKVTRALGLREITHADTAGAAAEIAQRGDVTECAIASELAGEIYGLKSLKQGIEDAEHNTTRFLIMAREPVHPAPHSGPVVTTFVFRVRSVPAALYKAMGGFATNGVNMTKLESYMVEGRFTAAQFYVDVEGHPEERPLRLALEELEFFAREVKILGVYPAHPFRREQSQAHGDD
- a CDS encoding YbaB/EbfC family nucleoid-associated protein, whose product is MKNLGQMMKQAQEMQTRMQQMQEALAEVEVTGQSGAGMVNVTLNGKGEMKKLKLDKSVVDPDDIEVIEDLIVAAFNDAKLKVEQHVAEETQKLMGGMKLPPGMKLPF
- the nudC gene encoding NAD(+) diphosphatase gives rise to the protein MPNKPNFYAGGVLDRVSAQRKDQDWIDALFAAAETRIVPIWRAQNFVAEGADLPRAGLLSLADLPEGAETMLLGLLDGTAYFAADLSHIEDPAAHPNLAGRGSFADLRSFGPLMAPEEGNILAYARGLTWWHARHRFCGVCGHPTVSADAGHVRRCTNPDCATPHFPRTDPAVIMLVHDGDRCLLGRQSRFPPGMYSTLAGFVEPGESLEEAVAREVLEETGIRVGEVTYHSSQPWPFPSSLMLGFHAEAVSRDISIDQDELEDAGWFTRDEILTTWGEGGTHRLPRPDSISRRLIEGWLHG
- a CDS encoding 3-deoxy-manno-octulosonate cytidylyltransferase, with translation MKNPGSRNEAPGNPVVIVPARLASTRLPGKPLADIHGEPMIVHVWRRAAEAAIGPVLVACAEAEIADAVTKAGGQAVLTRPDHPSGSDRIFEALQSFDPEGRFDAVVNVQGDLPTISPETIRAAYALLDEPGVDIGTLAVEIEDATERGNPNVVKAVVERAPGARRGRALYFTRATAPTGEAPLLHHIGLYAYRRSALARFVSLPPSHLEQQERLEQLRALAAGMRIDVAVVDAVPLGVDTPADLARARVLLKR